A region from the Bubalus kerabau isolate K-KA32 ecotype Philippines breed swamp buffalo chromosome 23, PCC_UOA_SB_1v2, whole genome shotgun sequence genome encodes:
- the KNOP1 gene encoding lysine-rich nucleolar protein 1 isoform X1 codes for MITKAHKGEVGLGLPEKKKKKKKKVVKEPETQYSVLNSDSYFAEVCPRATPPLKGVIQEQAPRMPLVKKKKKKKGHSTICEEHLEPEITLRAGRTERSRSPRTQALGLSKSLSAEKKRKSMYPVSRVKTSPDPRQDEEVTRVGKKLKKHKKEKKAKEATAFSGRDPWFCEAGNTVYTHSVGKDGVQEQAALGQKQKQGSPREHSVKMKKKKKKKIHWEGDPPLGHPECSWSLESSSMKGNKKKPVRVEAPEYIPIGDGPRASVKKKVKSKKRVEQADTEEPALKRKKKKKRQESEVAEEPCEEGLQGAEVTERAWPMQARQGHRVGAETCEGPGPAEPGEQQEPDTDLEVVLEKKGNMDEAHIDQVRRKALQEEIDRESGKTEASDTKKWTGTQFGQWDTAGFENEEQKLKFLKLMGGFKNLPPSFSRPSPTVTRPNMALSKKAADTLQRNLQQDYDRALSWKYSRGAGLGFSTAPAKVFYIDRNASKSIKFED; via the exons atgATCACTAAGGCTCACAAAGGAGAGGTGGGCCTTGGGCtcccagagaaaaagaagaagaagaaaaagaaagtggttAAAGAACCAGAGACTCAATACTCGGTTTTAAACAGTGACAGTTATTTCGCAGAGGTTTGTCCAAGAGCCACACCACCCTTGAAGGGTGTGATCCAAGAGCAGGCACCCAGAATGCCTCttgtgaagaaaaagaagaaaaagaagggtcACAGCACCATCTGTGAGGAGCACCTTGAACCTGAGATCACATTACGTGCTGGACGGACTGAGCGGTCACGCAGCCCCAGGACGCAGGCACTTGGTCTGTCTAAGTCCCTCAGTGCAGAGAAGAAGAGGAAGTCCATGTACCCTGTCTCAAGGGTGAAGACCTCTCCAGACCCCAGACAGGATGAGGAAGTGACCAGAGTTGGCAAGAAGCTCAAAAAAcacaagaaggagaaaaaggcCAAGGAAGCTACAGCCTTCTCAGGCAGGGATCCTTGGTTCTGCGAGGCTGGGAATACAGTGTATACTCACTCAGTTGGGAAGGATGGCGTCCAGGAGCAGGCAGCCTTGGGACAGAAACAGAAGCAAGGAAGTCCCAGGGAACACAGCGTgaagatgaagaagaagaagaagaagaaaatccaCTGGGAGGGAGATCCCCCACTGGGGCACCCTGAGTGCTCCTGGTCCCTGGAGAGCAGCTctatgaaaggaaataaaaagaagccaGTCAGAGTTGAAGCTCCAGAATACATCCCCATAGGAGATGGCCCCAGGGCCTCTgtgaagaagaaagtgaagtccaAGAAAAGGGTGGAGCAGGCAGACACTGAGGAGCCAGCgctgaagaggaagaagaagaagaagaggcagGAGAGCGAAGTagcagaggagccttgtgaagAG GGTCTGCAAGGGGCTGAGGTCACTGAGAGAGCGTGGCCCATGCAGGCCCGGCAAGGACACCGTGTGGGAGCTGAGACCTGTGAGGGGCCGGGGCCGGCTGAGCCCGGGGAGCAGCAG GAGCCTGACACGGACTTGgaggtggtgttggaaaagaaggGCAACATGGACGAGGCGCACATAGACCAG GTGAGGCGAAAAGCCTTGCAAGAAGAGATTGATCGTGAGTCGGGTAAAACGGAAGCTTCTGACACCAAGAAGTGGACA GGAACCCAGTTTGGCCAATGGGATACTGCTGGTTTTGAAAATGAGGAACAGAAACTGAAATTTCTCAAACTCATGGGTGGCTTTAAAAATCTGCCCCCTTCCTTCAGTCGCCCCTCTCCCACGGTGACCAGGCCCAACATGGCTCTCAGCAAGAAGGCGGCCGACACCCTGCAGCGGAACCTGCAGCAGGACTACGACCGGGCCCTGAGCTGGAAGTACAGCCGGGGGGCCGGCCTCGGCTTCTCCACCGCCCCGGCCAAAGTCTTTTATATTGACAGGAACGCATCCAAGTCAATCAAGTTTGAAGATTAA
- the KNOP1 gene encoding lysine-rich nucleolar protein 1 isoform X2: MITKAHKGEVGLGLPEKKKKKKKKVVKEPETQYSVLNSDSYFAEVCPRATPPLKGVIQEQAPRMPLVKKKKKKKGHSTICEEHLEPEITLRAGRTERSRSPRTQALGLSKSLSAEKKRKSMYPVSRVKTSPDPRQDEEVTRVGKKLKKHKKEKKAKEATAFSGRDPWFCEAGNTVYTHSVGKDGVQEQAALGQKQKQGSPREHSVKMKKKKKKKIHWEGDPPLGHPECSWSLESSSMKGNKKKPVRVEAPEYIPIGDGPRASVKKKVKSKKRVEQADTEEPALKRKKKKKRQESEVAEEPCEEEPDTDLEVVLEKKGNMDEAHIDQVRRKALQEEIDRESGKTEASDTKKWTGTQFGQWDTAGFENEEQKLKFLKLMGGFKNLPPSFSRPSPTVTRPNMALSKKAADTLQRNLQQDYDRALSWKYSRGAGLGFSTAPAKVFYIDRNASKSIKFED, translated from the exons atgATCACTAAGGCTCACAAAGGAGAGGTGGGCCTTGGGCtcccagagaaaaagaagaagaagaaaaagaaagtggttAAAGAACCAGAGACTCAATACTCGGTTTTAAACAGTGACAGTTATTTCGCAGAGGTTTGTCCAAGAGCCACACCACCCTTGAAGGGTGTGATCCAAGAGCAGGCACCCAGAATGCCTCttgtgaagaaaaagaagaaaaagaagggtcACAGCACCATCTGTGAGGAGCACCTTGAACCTGAGATCACATTACGTGCTGGACGGACTGAGCGGTCACGCAGCCCCAGGACGCAGGCACTTGGTCTGTCTAAGTCCCTCAGTGCAGAGAAGAAGAGGAAGTCCATGTACCCTGTCTCAAGGGTGAAGACCTCTCCAGACCCCAGACAGGATGAGGAAGTGACCAGAGTTGGCAAGAAGCTCAAAAAAcacaagaaggagaaaaaggcCAAGGAAGCTACAGCCTTCTCAGGCAGGGATCCTTGGTTCTGCGAGGCTGGGAATACAGTGTATACTCACTCAGTTGGGAAGGATGGCGTCCAGGAGCAGGCAGCCTTGGGACAGAAACAGAAGCAAGGAAGTCCCAGGGAACACAGCGTgaagatgaagaagaagaagaagaagaaaatccaCTGGGAGGGAGATCCCCCACTGGGGCACCCTGAGTGCTCCTGGTCCCTGGAGAGCAGCTctatgaaaggaaataaaaagaagccaGTCAGAGTTGAAGCTCCAGAATACATCCCCATAGGAGATGGCCCCAGGGCCTCTgtgaagaagaaagtgaagtccaAGAAAAGGGTGGAGCAGGCAGACACTGAGGAGCCAGCgctgaagaggaagaagaagaagaagaggcagGAGAGCGAAGTagcagaggagccttgtgaagAG GAGCCTGACACGGACTTGgaggtggtgttggaaaagaaggGCAACATGGACGAGGCGCACATAGACCAG GTGAGGCGAAAAGCCTTGCAAGAAGAGATTGATCGTGAGTCGGGTAAAACGGAAGCTTCTGACACCAAGAAGTGGACA GGAACCCAGTTTGGCCAATGGGATACTGCTGGTTTTGAAAATGAGGAACAGAAACTGAAATTTCTCAAACTCATGGGTGGCTTTAAAAATCTGCCCCCTTCCTTCAGTCGCCCCTCTCCCACGGTGACCAGGCCCAACATGGCTCTCAGCAAGAAGGCGGCCGACACCCTGCAGCGGAACCTGCAGCAGGACTACGACCGGGCCCTGAGCTGGAAGTACAGCCGGGGGGCCGGCCTCGGCTTCTCCACCGCCCCGGCCAAAGTCTTTTATATTGACAGGAACGCATCCAAGTCAATCAAGTTTGAAGATTAA